The Periplaneta americana isolate PAMFEO1 chromosome 9, P.americana_PAMFEO1_priV1, whole genome shotgun sequence genome contains a region encoding:
- the LOC138706366 gene encoding bublin coiled-coil protein, with translation MADDNMIGETSQPTENGKEEQSPDVMEDEEDDIDDDDFDSLNLQLDELSSALDALEQKNDHIHAQLMKLLESNRETRQQFQENIAREQNSNPQV, from the exons ATGGCAGACGACAATATGATTGGTGAAACTAGTCAACCAACTGAAAATGGAAAGGAAGAACAAAGCCCTGATGTTATGGAAGATGAGGAGGATGacattgatgatgatg ACTTTGATTCTCTGAATCTGCAGCTGGACGAATTAAGTTCGGCTCTTGATGCTTTGGAGCAAAAGAATGATCACATCCATGCCCAACTGATGAAGCTACTGGAATCAAATCGTGAAACAAGGCAGCAGTTCCAAGAAAACATTGCAAGAGAGCAAAACTCTAATCCTCAAGTTTAG
- the LOC138706364 gene encoding uncharacterized protein, protein MSGGNRIAFHVKFIGIPNKSDVMTKTIHHQLFYVMKGMRRIHARRNAIRMSIDENEHCNNVTETTARNSPLTSARRSLQEIHTIEIHGADTSDYGKRRNSSVVDRSLSDGSLVLPSRKRSFDFTKNDQPLKVIVDVDAGVDDAMALILLLAADGIKLIQIMGITCTHGNTSVNNVCTNVLRLLGTAGRFDIPVYQGAEEPLILRETKCPIEFEHFHGLDGFGDLNFPHKPSMRMLQPENAVSALNNITSQHKEKVSLVCLAPLTNIALAMKTYAQFTSNLKDIFIMGGNSTDMKREVLLHSDRMGNITSAGEFNFYSDPEAAHIVLTRARCPIFLLPWETCLNTDISLDWRFNTLGAVRNTHMDLINAIEKKVWENSNFTSWLPCDAIIAAVLLRADIIKKSRKCHVTVELHGSHTRGQVVLDHLQMKDPNVTLIEEVDSSLLKKLLLWAAGYPDSSFE, encoded by the exons ATGAGTGGGGGAAA CAGGATTGCATTCCATGTTAAGTTTATTGGAATACCAAATAAAAGTGACGTAATGACTAAAACAATTCATCATCAACTTTTTTATGTGATGAAGGGTATGAGAAG AATACATGCAAGACGCAATGCCATTAGGATGTCAATTGATGAAAATGAACATTGCAATAATGTGACTGAAACAACTGCACGTAATTCTCCTCTTACATCTGCAAGAAGAAGTTTGCAAGA AATTCATACAATAGAAATACATGGTGCTGATACCTCAGATTATGGGAAAAGGAGAAATTCTTCTGTTGTTGACCGTTCACTTTCAGATGGATCACTTGTATTGCCATCGCGGAAAAGATCTTTTGA CTTCACGAAgaatgaccagccactgaaggtGATAGTGGATGTTGATGCTGGAGTAGATGATGCAATGGCTTTAATATTGCTTCTTGCTGCAGATGGTATAAAACTCATCCAGATTATGGGCATAACTTGCACTCATGGCaatacaagtgtaaataatgtttgcaCGAATGTTTTGCGCTTACTGGGAACGGCTGGTAGATTTGAC ATTCCAGTTTATCAAGGTGCAGAAGAACCATTAATTCTACGAGAAACAAAATGTCCAATAGAATTTGAACATTTTCATGGCTTGGATGGATTTGGAGACTTGAACTTTCCACATAAACCTAGCATGAGAATGCTTCAGCCTGAAAATGCAGTCTCTGCTCTCAATAATATTACGTCTCAGCATAAAG AGAAAGTATCTTTGGTCTGTCTGGCACCACTTACCAACATTGCACTTGCCATGAAGACATACGCACAGTTTACCAGTAACCTTAAGGACATATTTATAATGGGAGGAAATTCTACAG ATATGAAAAGGGAAGTTTTACTTCACTCTGACA GAATGGGCAATATCACATCTGCAGGAGAATTCAATTTCTACAGTGACCCTGAAGCTGCCCATATTGTTCTCACACGAGCTCGTTGCCCTATTTTCTTGTTACCTTGGGAAACGTGTCTCAACACTGATATTTCTTTG GATTGGAGGTTCAACACACTTGGAGCTGTTCGAAATACACATATGGATCTCATAAACGCGATTGAGAAGAAAGTATGGGAGAATTCAAATTTTACGTCATGGTTACCTTGTGATGCTATAATTGCTGCAGTGCTTCTTCGTGCAGACATTATCAAAAAAAGTCGAAAATGCCATGTGACAGTGGAACTTCATGGAAGTCATACTAGAGGTCAGGTTGTGCTTGATCATTTGCAAATGAAGGACCCAAATGTAACTCTTATTGAGGAAGTGGACTCTTCATTACTGAAAAAGCTTTTACTCTGGGCAGCTGGATATCCTGATTCAAGTTTTGAATAA